The following are encoded together in the Arthrobacter sp. Y-9 genome:
- the gatC gene encoding Asp-tRNA(Asn)/Glu-tRNA(Gln) amidotransferase subunit GatC, with product MAAINRDDVAHLARLAHIEMSNEELDRMAGELAVIVDSVKSVSEVAGADVPATSHPIPLSNVFREDVVGHVLTAEQALSGAPDADENRFKVPAILDEE from the coding sequence ATGGCTGCGATCAATCGTGACGACGTCGCGCATCTGGCGCGTCTCGCTCACATTGAGATGAGCAATGAGGAGCTCGATCGTATGGCCGGCGAACTGGCCGTCATCGTCGACTCCGTCAAGTCCGTCAGTGAGGTCGCCGGCGCCGATGTGCCCGCCACCTCGCACCCCATCCCGCTGAGCAATGTGTTCCGCGAGGACGTGGTGGGGCATGTGCTGACCGCGGAGCAGGCCCTCTCCGGTGCGCCCGACGCCGACGAGAACCGTTTCAAGGTCCCCGCAATCCTGGATGAGGAGTAA
- a CDS encoding 2-oxoglutarate and iron-dependent oxygenase domain-containing protein, with amino-acid sequence MALETLPILDFSRLSAGPEEAARFRDDLRDAMHEVGFLYLSGHGVPQELTDAILDISRRFFELPEEQKLALENIHSPQFRGYTRMGGELTAGEVDWREQIDVGVDREAVPAGEGVADYWRLEGPNLWPDALPEMRGIVTEWMDRLSEISLELLRALALSLGAPEDTFDEAFASRAFPVLKIVRYPGESDPDPKQGVGSHRDGGVLTLLLVEPGKGGLQVEHDGAWIDAPQVPGSFVVNIGEMLELATNGYLKATLHRVISPLRGTDRISVPFFYNPALDARMPQLAVSPEFQEKARGLSVDPNDSPILETYGDNALRYRVRAHPNVVAAQHPDLVKG; translated from the coding sequence GTGGCCCTCGAAACTTTGCCCATCCTCGATTTCTCCCGTCTGAGCGCTGGACCGGAGGAGGCTGCCCGCTTCCGCGATGACCTCCGCGACGCGATGCATGAGGTGGGATTCCTCTACCTCTCCGGCCACGGCGTCCCGCAGGAGCTGACGGACGCCATCCTCGACATCTCGCGGCGTTTCTTCGAGCTGCCGGAAGAGCAGAAGCTCGCGCTGGAGAACATCCACAGCCCGCAGTTCCGCGGCTACACCCGCATGGGCGGCGAACTGACCGCCGGCGAGGTCGATTGGCGCGAGCAGATCGACGTCGGCGTCGACCGTGAAGCGGTCCCCGCGGGCGAGGGCGTCGCCGACTACTGGCGACTGGAAGGGCCGAACCTCTGGCCCGACGCACTCCCCGAGATGCGCGGCATCGTCACCGAGTGGATGGATCGTCTGAGCGAGATCTCCCTCGAACTCCTCCGTGCCCTGGCACTCTCCCTCGGCGCGCCCGAGGACACCTTCGACGAGGCCTTCGCCTCCCGGGCCTTCCCGGTCCTCAAGATCGTCCGCTACCCCGGCGAGTCCGACCCGGACCCCAAGCAGGGTGTCGGTTCCCACCGCGACGGCGGTGTGCTGACCCTCCTGCTCGTGGAGCCGGGCAAGGGCGGTCTCCAGGTGGAGCACGACGGCGCGTGGATCGACGCGCCGCAGGTGCCGGGGAGCTTCGTGGTCAACATCGGCGAAATGCTCGAGCTCGCCACCAACGGCTACCTCAAGGCCACGCTGCACCGGGTCATCTCGCCGCTGCGCGGGACGGACCGCATCTCGGTGCCGTTCTTCTACAACCCGGCGCTCGACGCGCGGATGCCGCAGCTCGCCGTCAGCCCCGAGTTCCAGGAGAAGGCCCGCGGCCTCTCGGTGGACCCCAACGACAGCCCGATCCTCGAGACCTACGGCGACAACGCCCTGCGCTACCGCGTGCGGGCGCACCCGAACGTCGTCGCCGCCCAGCACCCTGACCTCGTCAAGGGCTGA
- a CDS encoding DUF3472 domain-containing protein, with amino-acid sequence MRLPLHQRLSAVIAIGLTAVAAGPGIPAHAQTFGGNELLSWSVSSAPAAGLSSVTFPITVAPATARRAGTYFAMQYGFTGQSDVGYTGLQPRPDSQGSGRLRGVFSSFISGTTSTDPNCTPGADGGPGVSCGLEFNAVYGHTYNMVVRQTGTDTWSGTAVDTTTGQSTHIGSYKLPAGSGNLKPSQSGFVEYYDVPSCTQQQKYDVTFGAPSSGSLSGKVAWVKEYGDCLGQGDTTVTTVGTGVRITRGTVG; translated from the coding sequence ATGCGGTTACCCCTCCACCAACGTCTCAGTGCAGTGATCGCGATCGGCCTCACCGCCGTCGCCGCCGGCCCCGGAATCCCCGCCCACGCCCAGACCTTCGGCGGCAACGAGCTGCTGTCCTGGTCGGTCAGCTCGGCGCCGGCCGCGGGGCTGAGTTCCGTCACGTTCCCCATCACCGTGGCCCCGGCGACGGCCCGCCGCGCGGGCACCTATTTCGCCATGCAGTACGGTTTCACCGGCCAGAGCGACGTCGGCTACACCGGCCTGCAGCCCCGGCCGGACTCGCAGGGCTCGGGCCGCCTGCGCGGCGTCTTCTCCTCGTTCATCTCCGGGACGACGTCGACCGATCCCAACTGCACCCCCGGCGCCGACGGCGGCCCGGGAGTCAGCTGCGGACTGGAGTTCAACGCCGTCTACGGCCACACCTACAACATGGTGGTGCGTCAGACCGGCACTGACACCTGGAGCGGCACGGCCGTGGACACCACCACGGGGCAGAGCACCCACATCGGCAGTTACAAGCTTCCGGCGGGGTCCGGCAACCTCAAGCCGTCCCAGTCAGGTTTCGTGGAGTATTACGACGTGCCGAGCTGCACCCAGCAGCAGAAATATGACGTCACCTTCGGGGCGCCGTCCTCCGGATCCCTGAGCGGCAAGGTCGCGTGGGTCAAGGAATACGGCGACTGCCTCGGACAGGGCGACACCACGGTGACCACGGTCGGCACCGGCGTGCGGATCACCCGCGGCACGGTCGGCTGA
- a CDS encoding FAD-binding dehydrogenase — translation MDADVIVVGHGLSGLVAARELARAGKRVIILDQQGPQDLGGQAWWSFGGLFLVDSPEQRRLRVKDSFDLAWADWQGSAAWDRTDGPGDQDAWAQRWGRAYVEFATGEKRAWLREAGIELTPVVGWAERGDGRVGGHGNSVPRFHIAWGTGTGIVSPFAAAAHAAVEDGATTLLHRHKVRGLLVEGGAVVGVEGDLLADDAGPRGAVSPDGTRGAFELRAQAVVLASGGIGGNHRLVRQFWPARLGTPPREMITGVPAYVDGSMYGPAEAAGARLVNRDRMWHYTEGIRNWDPVWPAHGIRILPGPSPLWLDALGRRLPAPGLPGHDTLGTLRLLRSTPDLAEHDHSWFIVSRSILAKEFALSGSEQNPDITHRDRKLLLKTRLGGGIPGPVQAFVDHGPDFVSADSVAALARGMNRIAPEAPVREDALLDVIRQRDAEFRNAFSKDAQAQSVHNARRYLGDRLVRVARPHLFLDEAGHPRDGLVAVKLHILTRKSLGGLQTDLASRVLGEDGHPVPGLYAVGEAAGFGGGGAHGYNALEGTFLGGCIFTGLKAGRDLAGRL, via the coding sequence ATGGACGCTGACGTCATCGTGGTGGGCCACGGATTGTCCGGACTGGTCGCGGCGCGGGAACTCGCGCGGGCCGGGAAGCGCGTGATCATCCTGGACCAGCAAGGGCCACAGGACCTCGGGGGACAGGCCTGGTGGTCCTTCGGCGGTCTCTTCCTGGTGGACAGCCCCGAGCAGCGCAGACTCCGCGTCAAGGACTCCTTCGATCTCGCCTGGGCGGACTGGCAGGGGAGTGCCGCGTGGGACAGGACGGACGGTCCTGGCGACCAGGATGCCTGGGCCCAGCGCTGGGGCCGCGCCTACGTCGAGTTCGCCACGGGTGAGAAGCGCGCGTGGCTCCGTGAGGCCGGCATCGAGCTCACCCCCGTCGTGGGCTGGGCCGAGCGGGGCGATGGCCGGGTGGGAGGCCACGGGAATTCCGTGCCACGCTTCCACATCGCCTGGGGCACGGGGACCGGCATCGTGTCGCCGTTCGCAGCGGCAGCCCACGCCGCCGTCGAGGACGGCGCCACGACACTGCTGCACCGCCACAAAGTGCGCGGGCTGCTCGTGGAGGGCGGCGCCGTCGTCGGGGTGGAAGGGGATCTTCTGGCCGACGACGCCGGGCCGCGCGGGGCGGTCAGCCCGGACGGGACGAGGGGGGCCTTCGAGCTGAGGGCGCAGGCGGTCGTGCTCGCGAGCGGCGGGATCGGCGGGAATCACCGGCTGGTGCGCCAGTTCTGGCCCGCACGGCTGGGCACCCCGCCGCGCGAGATGATCACGGGGGTTCCCGCGTATGTGGACGGCAGCATGTACGGGCCGGCCGAAGCCGCCGGGGCCCGCCTCGTGAACCGGGACCGGATGTGGCATTACACGGAGGGCATCCGGAACTGGGACCCGGTGTGGCCCGCTCACGGCATCCGGATCCTGCCCGGGCCGTCACCGCTCTGGCTCGACGCGCTCGGACGCCGACTCCCGGCGCCGGGCCTCCCCGGGCATGACACGCTCGGCACGCTCCGTTTGTTGCGCAGCACCCCGGACCTCGCCGAGCACGACCACTCCTGGTTCATCGTCAGCCGAAGCATCCTGGCGAAGGAATTCGCGCTGTCCGGATCGGAGCAGAACCCGGACATCACCCATCGGGACCGCAAGCTGCTGCTCAAGACCCGCCTGGGTGGCGGGATCCCCGGCCCGGTGCAGGCGTTCGTCGACCACGGGCCGGATTTCGTGTCCGCGGATTCGGTGGCGGCGCTCGCGCGGGGCATGAACCGGATCGCTCCCGAGGCGCCCGTGCGTGAGGACGCGCTCCTGGACGTCATCCGGCAGCGCGACGCGGAGTTCCGCAACGCGTTCTCCAAGGATGCCCAGGCCCAGAGCGTCCACAACGCGCGACGGTACCTCGGTGACCGGCTGGTCCGGGTGGCCAGGCCGCATCTCTTCCTCGATGAGGCGGGTCATCCGCGGGACGGGCTCGTGGCCGTGAAGCTGCACATTTTGACCCGGAAGAGCCTGGGCGGGCTGCAGACGGATCTCGCCTCCCGCGTGCTCGGCGAGGACGGTCATCCCGTGCCCGGCCTGTACGCCGTGGGGGAGGCTGCCGGATTCGGAGGTGGAGGCGCTCATGGCTACAACGCCCTCGAGGGCACCTTCCTGGGCGGCTGCATTTTCACGGGCCTGAAGGCCGGGCGGGACCTCGCCGGGAGGCTGTGA
- the gatA gene encoding Asp-tRNA(Asn)/Glu-tRNA(Gln) amidotransferase subunit GatA, with amino-acid sequence MTQEIIHSTAAQLAEKLAAKELSAVEVTQAHLDRIAAVDGEVNAFLHVNTEEALSVAAEVDSARANGEDLHALAGVPIAVKDLIVTVGQPTTAGSKILEGWHSPYDATVIKKLRAAKMPILGKTNLDEFAMGSSTEHSAYGSTRNPWDLDRIPGGSGGGSAAAVSAFEAPLALGTDTGGSIRQPASVTGSVGVKPTYGGVSRYGAIAMASSLDQIGPVSRTVLDSALLHEVISGHDPYDSTSLQESWTGLAAAAASGDVKGMRIGIIKELHGEGYQAGVENRFNESLELLKAAGAEIVEVSCPNFEYALGAYYLIMPSEVSSNLAKFDGVRFGLRVLPEEGPLTIERVMGATRAAGFGDEVKRRIILGTYALSAGYYDAYYGSAQKVRTLIQRDFDAAFAQADVLISPTAPTTAFKLGEKVDDPLAMYLNDVATIPANMAGVPGISIPGGLADEDGLPVGIQFLAPARQDVRLYRAAGALEKLLEEKWGGPLLAQAPVLGGAK; translated from the coding sequence ATGACCCAGGAGATCATCCACTCCACCGCCGCGCAGCTCGCCGAGAAGCTCGCCGCCAAGGAACTGTCCGCCGTCGAGGTCACTCAGGCTCACCTGGACCGCATCGCCGCCGTCGACGGCGAGGTGAACGCGTTCCTGCACGTCAACACGGAGGAAGCGCTCTCCGTCGCGGCCGAGGTGGATTCCGCCCGCGCCAACGGCGAGGACCTCCACGCGCTCGCCGGTGTGCCGATCGCCGTCAAGGACCTGATCGTGACCGTGGGCCAGCCCACCACCGCCGGGTCCAAGATCCTCGAAGGCTGGCACAGCCCGTATGACGCCACCGTCATCAAGAAGCTGCGCGCCGCGAAGATGCCGATCCTCGGCAAGACCAACCTGGACGAGTTCGCCATGGGCTCCTCCACGGAGCACTCCGCGTACGGTTCCACCCGCAACCCGTGGGACCTGGACCGCATCCCCGGCGGTTCCGGTGGCGGTTCCGCCGCCGCCGTCTCCGCGTTCGAGGCGCCGCTGGCCCTCGGCACGGACACCGGTGGCTCCATCCGTCAGCCCGCCTCGGTGACCGGTTCGGTCGGCGTGAAGCCCACCTACGGTGGTGTGTCCCGCTACGGCGCCATCGCCATGGCGTCCTCACTGGACCAGATCGGCCCGGTGTCCCGCACCGTGCTCGACTCCGCACTGCTGCACGAGGTCATCAGCGGGCACGACCCGTACGACTCCACCTCCCTGCAGGAATCCTGGACCGGCCTGGCCGCCGCCGCTGCGAGCGGCGACGTCAAGGGCATGCGGATCGGCATCATCAAGGAACTCCACGGCGAGGGCTACCAGGCCGGCGTCGAGAACCGTTTCAACGAGTCCCTGGAGCTGCTCAAGGCCGCGGGCGCCGAGATCGTCGAGGTCTCCTGCCCCAACTTCGAGTACGCGCTGGGCGCCTACTACCTGATCATGCCGTCCGAGGTCTCCAGCAACCTGGCGAAGTTCGACGGCGTGCGCTTCGGCCTGCGCGTCCTCCCCGAAGAGGGCCCGCTGACCATCGAGCGCGTCATGGGCGCCACCCGCGCCGCCGGCTTCGGTGACGAGGTCAAGCGCCGCATCATCCTCGGCACCTACGCCCTGTCCGCCGGCTACTACGACGCCTACTACGGCTCGGCCCAGAAGGTCCGCACGCTCATCCAGCGTGACTTCGACGCCGCGTTCGCCCAGGCCGATGTGCTGATCTCCCCGACGGCGCCCACGACGGCGTTCAAGCTCGGTGAGAAGGTCGACGACCCGCTGGCGATGTACCTCAACGACGTCGCGACGATCCCGGCGAACATGGCCGGTGTCCCGGGCATCTCCATCCCCGGTGGTCTCGCGGACGAGGACGGCCTGCCCGTGGGCATCCAGTTCCTCGCCCCGGCCCGTCAGGACGTCCGCCTGTACCGCGCCGCCGGCGCCCTGGAGAAGCTGCTGGAAGAGAAGTGGGGCGGCCCGCTGCTGGCGCAGGCCCCGGTACTGGGAGGTGCCAAGTAA
- a CDS encoding ABC transporter permease subunit, with the protein MLLMMVPGIVFLLLFFYIPIFGNVIAFQDYQPYLGIPDSEWVGWQNFVDLFHNPDFLHALWNTLYLAAWQLVFLFPVPLVLALIVDSLMSMRVRRIFQSIAYLPHFLSWVLVIALFQQMLGGAGFVNNTLRQFGMDPIPFMTNPDTFPVLVVAQMIWKDAGWAMIIFLAALASIDVSLYEAAAADGAGRWRRMWHITLPGLRPVIVLLLILRIGDILSVGFEQFILQRDAVGAGAAEVLDTFTYYTGVVGGGWSSGAAAGLAKGLVSLLLIWGANSLAHKFGEDGIFARKVG; encoded by the coding sequence ATGCTGCTGATGATGGTGCCCGGCATCGTCTTCCTGCTGCTGTTCTTCTACATCCCGATCTTCGGCAACGTGATCGCCTTCCAGGACTACCAGCCGTATCTCGGCATCCCGGACAGCGAGTGGGTCGGCTGGCAGAACTTCGTGGACCTGTTCCACAACCCGGACTTCCTGCACGCCCTCTGGAACACGCTCTACCTCGCCGCCTGGCAGCTGGTGTTCCTCTTCCCGGTGCCGCTCGTGCTCGCGCTGATCGTGGACTCGCTCATGAGCATGAGGGTCCGCCGCATCTTCCAGAGCATCGCGTACTTGCCGCACTTCCTGTCCTGGGTCCTGGTGATCGCCCTGTTCCAGCAGATGCTGGGTGGCGCGGGCTTCGTGAACAACACGCTGCGCCAGTTCGGCATGGACCCCATCCCGTTCATGACGAATCCGGACACGTTCCCCGTGCTGGTGGTCGCCCAGATGATCTGGAAGGACGCCGGCTGGGCCATGATCATCTTCCTGGCGGCTCTCGCGAGCATCGACGTCTCCCTCTACGAGGCGGCCGCTGCGGACGGCGCCGGACGGTGGCGCCGGATGTGGCACATCACGCTGCCGGGCCTCAGGCCCGTGATCGTCCTGCTGCTCATCCTCCGGATCGGTGACATCCTCTCGGTCGGCTTCGAGCAGTTCATCCTCCAGCGCGACGCCGTCGGCGCGGGCGCCGCCGAAGTGCTGGACACCTTCACCTACTACACCGGCGTGGTGGGCGGCGGCTGGAGCTCCGGCGCCGCCGCGGGCCTCGCCAAGGGGCTGGTCAGCCTCCTGCTCATCTGGGGCGCCAACTCCCTGGCCCATAAGTTCGGCGAGGACGGGATCTTCGCCAGGAAGGTCGGCTGA
- the gatB gene encoding Asp-tRNA(Asn)/Glu-tRNA(Gln) amidotransferase subunit GatB, translating into MSADEILDYDSVFEKYEPVLGFEVHVELNTKTKMFSSAPNEFGDDPNTNVNEVDLGLPGVLPVVNKAAVESSIKIGLALNCQIAETCRFARKNYFYPDTPKNFQTSQYDEPIAFDGYLDIELEDGEVFRVEIERAHMEEDAGKLTHMGGAAGRIQGADYSLVDYNRAGVPLVEIVTKPIVGAGKRAPELAKAYVAAVREIVKNLGVSDARMERGNVRCDANVSLKPIGQEKFGTRSETKNVNSLRAVEHAVRFEIQRHGAVLESGEKVVQETRHWHEDTRTTTSGRPKSDADDYRYFPEPDLVPVVASREWVEELRATLPEPPAEHRKRLKTAWGYSDLEFRDVVNAGVMDLIEETVAAGLKPAAARKWWMGEVVGRAKAAEVDPGELGITPEVIVQVNGLVEAGKINNKMASQVLDGVLAGEGTPEEVVAARGLVVVSDDGPLLEAIDAALAAQPDVAEKIRGGKVQAIGAIVGGVMKATRGQADAGRVRELILEKLGVEG; encoded by the coding sequence ATGTCCGCCGACGAGATCCTGGACTACGACTCCGTCTTCGAGAAGTACGAGCCCGTGCTCGGCTTCGAAGTGCACGTCGAGCTGAACACCAAGACCAAGATGTTCTCCTCCGCCCCCAACGAGTTCGGGGACGATCCCAACACGAACGTCAACGAGGTGGACCTGGGCCTGCCCGGCGTCCTGCCCGTGGTCAACAAGGCCGCCGTGGAGTCCTCCATCAAGATCGGCCTGGCCCTGAACTGCCAGATCGCCGAGACGTGCCGCTTCGCCCGGAAGAACTACTTCTACCCGGACACCCCCAAGAACTTCCAGACCTCGCAGTATGACGAGCCCATCGCCTTCGACGGGTACCTCGACATCGAGCTGGAGGACGGCGAGGTGTTCCGCGTGGAGATCGAGCGCGCACACATGGAGGAGGACGCCGGCAAGCTGACCCACATGGGTGGCGCGGCGGGCCGCATCCAGGGCGCCGACTACTCGCTCGTGGACTACAACCGTGCCGGTGTGCCGCTCGTGGAGATCGTCACCAAGCCGATCGTCGGTGCGGGCAAGCGCGCCCCGGAGCTGGCCAAGGCGTATGTGGCGGCCGTCCGCGAGATCGTGAAGAACCTCGGTGTCTCCGACGCCCGCATGGAGCGCGGCAACGTCCGCTGCGACGCCAACGTCTCCCTCAAGCCGATCGGCCAGGAGAAGTTCGGCACGCGGTCCGAGACCAAGAACGTGAACTCGCTGCGCGCCGTCGAGCACGCGGTCCGCTTCGAGATCCAGCGCCACGGCGCCGTCCTGGAGTCGGGCGAGAAGGTCGTGCAGGAGACGCGCCACTGGCACGAGGACACGCGCACGACGACGTCGGGCCGCCCCAAGAGCGACGCTGACGACTACCGCTACTTCCCGGAGCCCGACCTCGTTCCCGTCGTCGCGTCCCGTGAGTGGGTGGAGGAGCTGCGTGCGACCCTGCCGGAGCCCCCGGCCGAACACCGCAAGCGCCTCAAGACCGCCTGGGGCTACTCGGATCTCGAATTCCGCGACGTGGTGAACGCCGGCGTCATGGACCTGATCGAGGAGACCGTGGCCGCCGGCCTCAAGCCCGCCGCCGCCCGTAAGTGGTGGATGGGCGAAGTGGTGGGCCGTGCCAAGGCCGCCGAGGTGGACCCGGGCGAGCTGGGCATCACCCCTGAGGTGATCGTGCAGGTCAACGGCCTGGTCGAAGCCGGCAAGATCAACAACAAGATGGCCTCCCAGGTCCTGGACGGCGTCCTGGCCGGCGAGGGCACTCCGGAGGAGGTCGTGGCCGCCCGCGGTCTGGTCGTGGTCTCCGATGACGGGCCCCTGCTGGAAGCCATCGACGCCGCCCTGGCTGCTCAGCCCGACGTCGCGGAGAAGATCCGTGGCGGCAAGGTGCAGGCGATCGGCGCGATCGTCGGCGGCGTCATGAAGGCCACTCGTGGCCAGGCCGACGCCGGCCGCGTCCGCGAGCTGATCCTCGAGAAGCTGGGCGTGGAGGGCTAG
- a CDS encoding GNAT family N-acetyltransferase: protein MLPVSDDITLRVPTSDDVGRVHELYSDPAVWRHAPHGRHVSLETTRRLVARWVSDWEDHGLGSWLVEDAGTGELLGNAGCSLRNDAHWNLGYRFAPAAQGRGLATRVARLALEAASEKDASLPRVASILEHNAASAAVAVRVGLTLRFRGPDTGNPDPSAVRLLFADRPLDPVSVALILGH, encoded by the coding sequence ATGCTGCCTGTGTCGGATGACATCACCCTCCGCGTCCCGACCTCGGACGACGTCGGCCGCGTCCATGAGCTCTACAGCGACCCGGCCGTCTGGCGGCACGCGCCCCACGGACGGCACGTCTCGCTGGAGACCACGCGACGGCTGGTCGCACGGTGGGTGTCGGACTGGGAGGACCACGGGCTCGGCTCGTGGCTGGTGGAGGACGCCGGGACCGGCGAATTGCTCGGCAACGCCGGCTGCTCACTGAGGAACGACGCTCACTGGAACCTCGGATACCGCTTCGCGCCCGCCGCCCAGGGCCGGGGGCTCGCGACCCGCGTGGCACGCCTCGCCCTGGAGGCGGCTTCGGAGAAGGACGCTTCACTCCCCCGGGTCGCGTCGATCTTGGAACACAACGCCGCTTCCGCGGCGGTGGCGGTCCGGGTGGGACTCACCCTCCGGTTCCGCGGTCCGGACACGGGGAATCCCGACCCGTCCGCGGTCCGTCTGCTGTTCGCCGACCGGCCGCTGGACCCGGTCTCGGTCGCCCTCATCCTGGGGCACTGA
- a CDS encoding protein phosphatase 2C domain-containing protein, which produces MRHSWEIVTRVQSEGDAHPQEDGCGFAGPDAWIIDGATTLLEPLGLPAATDPQWLTQALTTALARVGTGEMSGSLSARDRLAAALRRIDAVAQPLVGGERLRFPSAAVSLAHLDDDGVQIASLADCRVLVQDPEGGVTVVLAEQADRRVDAELATQDPDPEDRLRLLRRDRELRNTDGNLWVARREPEAAQHAELVRLPRPALVALVSDGAWRAVDLGLVDSAEEFLRRVSTPVEALELLTELRREQARIGEVADDATVLVLRPAALD; this is translated from the coding sequence ATGAGGCATTCCTGGGAGATCGTGACGCGCGTCCAGTCGGAGGGCGACGCCCATCCCCAGGAGGACGGCTGCGGATTCGCCGGGCCGGACGCCTGGATCATCGACGGCGCCACCACGCTCCTGGAACCTCTCGGCCTGCCGGCCGCCACCGATCCTCAATGGCTCACGCAGGCCCTGACCACGGCACTCGCCCGGGTCGGGACGGGGGAGATGTCCGGCTCGCTGAGCGCCCGGGACCGGCTCGCCGCGGCACTGCGGAGGATCGACGCCGTCGCGCAGCCCCTCGTCGGCGGGGAGCGGCTTCGCTTCCCGAGCGCGGCCGTCTCGCTCGCCCATCTGGACGACGACGGCGTGCAGATCGCCTCCCTCGCCGACTGCCGCGTCCTGGTCCAGGATCCGGAGGGTGGCGTGACCGTGGTGCTCGCCGAGCAGGCGGACCGCCGGGTCGACGCGGAGCTGGCCACACAGGACCCGGACCCCGAAGACCGCCTCCGCCTGCTGCGCCGTGACCGGGAGTTGCGCAACACCGACGGCAATCTCTGGGTGGCGCGGCGTGAGCCGGAAGCCGCGCAGCACGCCGAACTGGTGCGACTGCCGCGTCCCGCGCTCGTGGCGCTCGTCAGCGACGGCGCCTGGCGTGCCGTCGACCTGGGGCTCGTGGATTCCGCGGAGGAGTTCCTTCGCCGCGTCAGCACCCCCGTCGAGGCGCTGGAACTCCTGACGGAACTGCGGCGCGAACAGGCCCGGATCGGCGAAGTGGCGGACGACGCCACGGTCCTCGTCCTTCGCCCGGCCGCCCTGGACTGA
- a CDS encoding carbohydrate ABC transporter permease, with the protein MTTLTSQKTETQDDAGTRGSLAVRRAARSRAAAERDTRRPAWKERPSALYQIVKAVILVLFSASILIPILLVVSTSLADDQQLAQAGGFVLWPERPTIKAYETIFAGPMVIGSLGVSAFITVVGTALALFVTITMAYATSRSVLFGRPVILGVLFTLLFAPGLIPSFLMIRQLGLLDSLWSLILPGIFGAFNFVVMRSFFMNIPAELIESARIDGASDWQILWRIVLPLSKAVIAVVGLFYAVAFWNSFFNALLYINDHAKWPIQLLLRNFVVQGSGAADGLGVSSVPPSQSIQMAVVVVALVPILLVYPFLQKHFTKGVLTGAVKG; encoded by the coding sequence ATGACCACGCTCACCTCGCAGAAGACCGAGACGCAGGACGACGCCGGGACACGCGGCAGTCTCGCGGTGCGCCGTGCCGCCCGCTCACGGGCCGCCGCGGAACGCGACACCCGCCGCCCCGCCTGGAAGGAGCGCCCCTCGGCGCTCTACCAGATCGTCAAAGCCGTCATCCTGGTGCTGTTCAGCGCCTCGATCCTGATCCCCATCCTGCTGGTCGTGTCCACGTCCCTGGCCGATGACCAGCAGCTGGCCCAGGCCGGAGGGTTCGTCCTCTGGCCCGAACGCCCCACCATCAAGGCCTACGAGACGATCTTCGCCGGACCCATGGTGATCGGTTCGCTCGGAGTCAGCGCGTTCATCACGGTGGTGGGCACGGCGCTGGCGCTCTTCGTGACCATCACCATGGCCTACGCCACGAGCCGTTCCGTCCTGTTCGGCCGCCCGGTGATCCTGGGTGTGCTCTTCACCCTGCTCTTCGCCCCGGGCCTGATCCCGAGCTTCCTCATGATCCGGCAGCTGGGCCTGCTGGACTCGCTGTGGTCGCTCATCCTGCCCGGCATCTTCGGCGCCTTCAACTTCGTGGTGATGCGCTCCTTCTTCATGAACATCCCCGCGGAACTCATCGAAAGCGCGCGGATCGACGGCGCGAGCGACTGGCAGATCCTGTGGCGCATCGTGCTGCCGCTCTCGAAGGCCGTGATCGCCGTCGTCGGGCTCTTCTACGCGGTGGCGTTCTGGAACTCCTTCTTCAACGCCCTGCTCTACATCAACGACCACGCCAAGTGGCCCATCCAGCTCCTGCTCCGCAACTTCGTGGTCCAGGGGTCCGGGGCCGCGGACGGGCTGGGGGTCTCCTCCGTCCCGCCGAGCCAGTCGATCCAGATGGCCGTGGTGGTGGTGGCGCTCGTGCCCATCCTCCTGGTCTACCCCTTCCTGCAGAAGCACTTCACCAAGGGCGTCCTCACGGGCGCGGTGAAGGGCTGA